The Mangifera indica cultivar Alphonso chromosome 12, CATAS_Mindica_2.1, whole genome shotgun sequence DNA window AGGGAAAGAGTGCTCCAGAAGGGAGAGACAGAACTAATCTTTGTTGGAGTGACAATAACACTGACGAATTCCAATTGTTgacaaagataaagataaaaaaaaaactctaacaggagaaaaatgtaacttttcaaaacttaggttttgagaaaaattattattttttaaaactaattggtgaaaatttgaaaaaaatttatttttttaatattatttattaaataataattttacccttactattaacagaaaattctaacatatattgaataatagataaatttttaaatttttaaaacttcacaaATATAAGTTATGAATATTTAGGCTTCATTTAATAACTCTTCTTTAATCTTAACTATTCTTTTCAGACAAAGATACCTTTGGCATCTATAAAGTCACACTTCATCTCTTAATACACTCCATGCTTTGCTAAATTTCTCCATCTGCAATCAATTCTTCACTTTCACACCATCTATACATAAGTTATGACTAAATTttgtcttaaattttaaaaatacataaaatatgcTTAGAATCATGTGTCGTAGTCAAAAGAGCTTATTGTTCCATTAACGAATGAATTTGTTCTCTTTGCAAAGGTTGGGGATAAAAGAAAAACTCCTCCTACATATGAAGTATTAGTTATTCCAAAAGGTTCTACAAAAGGTTCTACAGTAGTTTCACACGTTCACTTGAGAACAAGTTAGATTTAATGCTCAATCGTATCAAAAGTTTAAATACTTTTAGGGGGTGTTTGCTTGGGAGTTATCAAATATCAttctagtaatttattttttattataaacattaccttatttagtttgttaataataaaaaattttaaaatttttttattatcaataatgatgtgatagataatatagaatataatcttattatcaatttcatcttaaatattaaaagattatcgatgtaatcttaattttattataattttatatttatttattaaatttttaagtaaaataatttaatttttaattaagataatatgcgtcataaaaaatattttaaaataattataataaaaataattataataaaaataattaaataaaataacaaattaatattatttaattatcttaaattaattatatatatattaatttttattaaattttattaaaataataataataataataataataataataataatttatattcaaaactatattttatttttaataataaaatattatctaaataaaaGTGTCATGGAAAACACCCAAGATTCCCGTATTCGTCCAATGGGCTGGGCTTAGACATAAATCCGGCTTTTTCGGTTGTGGGGCCGAGTGTTTTTTATGTACTCGAATTCGTGTAACAGTCCGTGGTTCTCTACAATCCGTCCACCTCTAAGATTCGCAAGACTCCTGCTAAAAGTCTGAGAgaaacggaaaaaaaaaaaaaagaagaatcaaaATTAGCAAAGCTAAGTGTTCTAGCTGAAGCGTTGATGAGGCGATTGGGAAGAATATTGAAGCGAGGTCTGTCTCTTTCGTATCAACAGAGACGACTAGGTTTAGAAGAACCCAAAAATGGTGGTTTCATCTTTACTTCTTCCAAAACGATATCGTCTTTATCCAATTCAGCTGCTTCTCAACACTCTTCGCTCCTGAAGCCTTTTCCTGTTTCGACTTTACAGTCCGGAAAATGGAACCATTTTCAAGGTAGTTTATTTGGGCAATTtgcttttgttatttattaattgcaTATTGCCTAACGCGGCCCTAATATTTGCATGCTGTATTTTGCCGgctttttgtttgatttttttttcctgatgcttcttagaatttttattaaattgatctGATTTATAGACTGTTgcacttttttcttatttaattaatttttttttgtttaattttagaGGGATACAGTATAACTTGACGGCATTCTTGGTTAGTTGccaattttaaatacaatcTTAAAAGAGGATATAATTTCTAGGAACAAtggaaaaatcttttctttgaGACTGTGTCattcttaatattataaaataatttttcaaaacagtttccaaattttgaattgaagagGTTTTTATATCCTGAGTTTGTTATTGTAGATAATGTAGAATCTTCTCTTAgtattttgggttaaaaataatttgtatgtGAAACAAATGTTACAGTCGAGATGCGGGAAATacagaattttgaaaatagccATTAATTTGATGGTGCTATTGCACAGGACAGAGAAGGATGATGTTTATACAAACACAGTCAACACCAAATCCTTCGTCTCTCATGTTCTATCCAGGGAAGCCTGTTATGGAGGTTGGAAGTGCAGATTTCCCTAATGCACGTGCAGCTATGAATTCTCCATTGGCAAAAGCGCTTTATGGGATTGATGGTAAGCTTGAGCTACACTCGTGTGCTCTTGTTAGTGACTGGAattgtttatcattttatgaAATGATTGGCATTGACTTATCTTCTTTTTCAGATGAAAGTCCTCATGTTTGCGATGAAAGCCTTGTATTTGATGCCTTGTTTTTGTTGGTGTTAAGATTAACTCTTTGCATGTCTTACCTGTTAAGAATTTGCCTTTGAGGTTTAGATTAGGATACGAGTAGATATACAAACTTTTAATAGACATGAGTAGAAAAATTGCTAGATAGATGTGAATTGCAAGAGGACTTGATTGTGGCATAAATGATCAATTTGTTTGTTTCCAGCTGAAGACATAGACCACTGTTAATCATCAAAGCCTGCCAATTAGATAACCCtagaaatattttagttaacaGCCATATATTCGATATGCCAAGTTATTATTGCAAGCCCTGAGATATTATTACAACAAGGGACAACCAAAATTTTAGATCTCAGATTCAAAGTCATCTCTATTCACCCCACTATGAGGAATTATAGAAACATTTGACTCTTCATGcattcaaatataaaagaattagtcAATCAAATGATAGATAGTGAATGGGTTGGtttgaaaataaatgatttttttgttatcaataaaatttaatatagtaGTCTTGCTATCAATATCAGTGGCAATTGTTCACTTGAGTTATGAAATAATCAGTTGGGTaaacctttttttaatctttgataCAGGTATTACACGTGTGTTCTTTGGTTCAGATTTTGTCACATTAACAAAATCAGACAATGCTTCTTGGGATTTCCTGAAGCCTGAAATTTTTGCTGCAATCATGGACTTTTATTCTTCTGGGCAGCCGTTGTTTCTAGACTCAGAAACTGCTGCAGCCAAAGACACTGCAATTCATGAAGTATATTTATGAactaatttagtttgattttttaaaaatttgataaagcCTGCTTGCTAACAAAATGATTgtattttgttgtgattttaccTTCCCCATCACCTTTGAAACTTTTGAGAATGATTATTGCTTCAACGATATCACTATTTTGCTGTTCCAGGATGACTCAGAAACTGTTGCAATGATCAAGGAACTTCTAGAGACTCGTATTCGCCCTGCAGTGCAAGATGATGGTGGTGACATTGAATACTGTGGATTTGATCCGTAAGTTTTCCTTCATCGTTACAATAATATATACTCAacatttgataattaattaatccattgttttttctcattcttgctacttagcattaattgaagtaTCTGTCTTCATTCCACAGAGAAACAGGAATTGTCAAATTGAAAATGCAAGGAGCATGTAGTGGCTGCCCAAGTTCATCTGTTACATTGAAATCTGGCATAGAAAATATGCTGATGCATTATATACCTGAGGTAACATATGATAACCTTAATTTTGTATTGTAGTTTTATGCATTTTTAGTCATAGTCCTATCCCTGTCTGTTGTTATGTAAAGTTCTAAGGTTGGG harbors:
- the LOC123192349 gene encoding nifU-like protein 4, mitochondrial; the encoded protein is MRRLGRILKRGLSLSYQQRRLGLEEPKNGGFIFTSSKTISSLSNSAASQHSSLLKPFPVSTLQSGKWNHFQGQRRMMFIQTQSTPNPSSLMFYPGKPVMEVGSADFPNARAAMNSPLAKALYGIDGITRVFFGSDFVTLTKSDNASWDFLKPEIFAAIMDFYSSGQPLFLDSETAAAKDTAIHEDDSETVAMIKELLETRIRPAVQDDGGDIEYCGFDPETGIVKLKMQGACSGCPSSSVTLKSGIENMLMHYIPEVKGVEQELDAEDEDVALTGQIE